A region of Arabidopsis thaliana chromosome 5, partial sequence DNA encodes the following proteins:
- the IPK2BETA gene encoding inositol polyphosphate kinase 2 beta — protein MLKVPEHQVAGHIASDGKLGPLVDDQGRFFKPLQGDSRGEHEAKFYESFTSNMKVPDHIHRYFPVYHGTQLVEASDGSGKLPHLVLDDVVSGYANPSVMDVKIGSRTWYPDVSEEYFKKCIKKDRQTTTVSLGFRVSGFKIFDHQESSFWRAEKKLVLGYNADGARLALRKFVSSNSPADSNLTPNCAFASEVYGGCNGILAQLLELKDWFETQTLYHFNSCSILMIYENESILMQGGDDAPAPRAQVKLVDFAHVLDGNGVIDHNFLGGLCSFIKFIKDILQSVEKHDETDTSLLENGR, from the coding sequence ATGCTCAAGGTCCCTGAACACCAAGTTGCTGGTCACATTGCTAGTGATGGGAAGCTCGGTCCACTCGTAGATGACCAAGGCCGGTTCTTCAAGCCACTTCAGGGAGATTCTCGTGGCGAACACGAGGCTAAGTTCTATGAGTCTTTCACATCGAACATGAAGGTTCCAGATCACATCCATAGATACTTCCCGGTGTATCACGGCACTCAGCTAGTTGAAGCATCTGATGGATCTGGCAAGCTTCCtcatcttgttcttgatgatgttgtttCAGGGTACGCAAACCCGTCGGTAATGGATGTTAAGATTGGATCTAGGACATGGTACCCGGATGTATCAGAAGAATACTTCAAGAAATGTATTAAGAAAGATAGACAGACCACCACGGTTTCGTTGGGGTTCAGGGTTTCaggttttaagatttttgATCACCAAGAATCAAGTTTTTGGAGAGctgagaagaagcttgttcTTGGGTATAATGCAGATGGTGCTAGATTGGCTCTGAGGAAGTTTGTGTCATCGAACTCTCCCGCTGACTCTAACTTGACACCAAACTGTGCTTTTGCATCAGAGGTTTATGGCGGTTGTAACGGGATCTTAGCGCAGTTGTTGGAGCTTAAAGATTGGTTCGAAACCCAAACGCTTTACCATTTCAATTCCTGCTCGATTCTGATGATTTACGAGAATGAATCAATCTTGATGCAAGGAGGAGATGATGCACCGGCACCACGGGCACAAGTGAAGCTGGTGGATTTCGCGCATGTTCTTGATGGAAACGGTGTCATCGACCATAATTTCTTGGGTGGACTCTGCTCTTTCATAAAGTTCATCAAAGATATTCTTCAGAGCGTTGAAAAGCACGATGAAACCGATACTTCCCTACTTGAGAACGGGCGCTAG
- a CDS encoding RmlC-like cupins superfamily protein (RmlC-like cupins superfamily protein; FUNCTIONS IN: manganese ion binding, nutrient reservoir activity; INVOLVED IN: response to salt stress; LOCATED IN: endomembrane system, apoplast; EXPRESSED IN: inflorescence meristem, hypocotyl, flower; EXPRESSED DURING: petal differentiation and expansion stage; CONTAINS InterPro DOMAIN/s: Cupin, RmlC-type (InterPro:IPR011051), Cupin 1 (InterPro:IPR006045), RmlC-like jelly roll fold (InterPro:IPR014710), Germin (InterPro:IPR001929), Germin, manganese binding site (InterPro:IPR019780); BEST Arabidopsis thaliana protein match is: RmlC-like cupins superfamily protein (TAIR:AT5G39180.1); Has 1807 Blast hits to 1807 proteins in 277 species: Archae - 0; Bacteria - 0; Metazoa - 736; Fungi - 347; Plants - 385; Viruses - 0; Other Eukaryotes - 339 (source: NCBI BLink).): protein MKFFVVIVFCAIFLSVSGDSDNMQDTCPTAPGEQSIFFINGYPCKNPTKITAQDFKSTKLTEAGDTDNYLQSNVTLLTALEFPGLNTLGLSVSRTDLERDGSVPFHSHPRSSEMLFVVKGVVFAGFVDTNNKIFQTVLQKGDVFVFPKGLLHFCLSGGFEPATAFSFYNSQNPGVVNIGEVFGIDQEHIKIMTRCLATGSGCRVTDGDEL, encoded by the coding sequence ATGAAGTTCTTCGTCGTGATCGTGTTTTGTGCAATCTTCTTATCTGTCTCTGGGGATTCGGACAATATGCAGGACACATGTCCCACGGCTCCGGGAGAACAgagcatcttcttcatcaacggCTATCCTTGCAAGAACCCGACCAAGATTACCGCTCAGGATTTCAAGTCCACCAAACTTACAGAAGCTGGAGATACAGACAATTATCTCCAGTCGAATGTCACATTGCTCACTGCATTAGAGTTTCCAGGTCTCAACACTCTTGGCCTCTCGGTCTCACGGACTGATCTTGAAAGGGACGGATCTGTGCCGTTCCATTCGCATCCGAGGTCATCTGAGATGCTCTTTGTGGTCAAAGGAGTCGTGTTTGCTGGATTTGTGGATACTAACAACAAGATTTTTCAAACGGTTCTGCAAAAAGGCGATGTTTTTGTCTTCCCTAAAGGATTGCTTCATTTCTGCTTGAGCGGTGGCTTTGAACCAGCCACCGCTTTCTCGTTTTACAATAGCCAGAATCCTGGAGTCGTGAATATTGGAGAAGTTTTTGGGATCGATCAAGAGCATATAAAGATCATGACGAGGTGTTTAGCTACTGGCTCTGGCTGTAGGGTCACTGACGGTGATGAGCTTTAG